In Phragmites australis chromosome 17, lpPhrAust1.1, whole genome shotgun sequence, the following are encoded in one genomic region:
- the LOC133897107 gene encoding 28 kDa ribonucleoprotein, chloroplastic-like yields MASSIAMSLLSLAATSSASLPKPTPSSTPAPFLVLLSPTPPRLLHLRSARRLPLAPLAASDSFESSAAVDFADPAAAEDQVSEDEGDVFAPEEEAGEGDDTVEVEASAAVQEEVAEEEAAADDGEADEEVGEYVEPPEEAKVYVGNLPYDVDSERLAQLFEQAGIVEVAEVIYSRETDRSRGFGFITMSTVEEAEKAVEMFNRYDVNGRLLTVNKAAPRGSRVERPPRQFGPSFRIYVGNLPWQVDDSRLVQLFSEHGKVVDARVVYDRETGRSRGFGFVTMATQEELDDAISALDGQSLDGRALRVNVAEERPRRGF; encoded by the exons atggcctcctccatcgccatgtccctcctctccctcgccgccacctcctccgcctccctccCCAAGCCCACCCCCTCCTCCACCCCCGCGCccttcctcgtcctcctctcACCCACCCCGCCCCGCCTGCTCCACCTCCGCTCCGCCCGCCGCCTGCCCCTCGCCCCGCTCGCCGCCTCCGACTCCTTCGAGTCCTCCGCCGCCGTCGACTTCGCCGATCCTGCCGCCGCCGAGGACCAGGTGTCCGAGGACGAGGGGGACGTGTTcgcgccggaggaggaggcgggggagGGCGACGACACCGTGGAGGTGGAGGCCTCCGCGGCCgtccaggaggaggtcgccgaggaggaggcggccgcggATGACGGGGAGGCCGACGAGGAGGTCGGCGAGTACGTCGAGCCGCCCGAGGAGGCCAAGGTGTACGTCGGCAACCTGCCCTACGACGTAGACAGCGAGCGCCTCGCCCAGCTCTTCGAGCAGGCCGGCATCGTCGAGGTCGCAGAG GTCATTTACAGCAGAGAAACAGATCGGAGCCGTGGATTTGGGTTTATCACCATGAGTACTGTTGAGGAGGCTGAGAAGGCTGTGGAGATGTTCAATCGCTAT GATGTCAATGGAAGGCTTCTGACTGTAAACAAGGCAGCTCCTAGGGGCTCTCGTGTGGAGAGACCTCCCAGACAATTTGGGCCTTCTTTCAGGATTTATGTGGGTAATCTGCCTTGGCAAGTGGATGACTCCAGATTGGTACAATTGTTCAGCGAGCATGGTAAAGTAGTCGATGCTAGAGTTGTGTACGACAGAGAAACTGGGCGTTCACGGGGATTTGGTTTCGTTACAATGGCGACACAGGAGGAATTGGATGATGCTATTTCCGCCCTTGACGGACAG AGTTTGGATGGCCGTGCCCTGCGTGTGAACGTTGCGGAGGAGCGACCGCGACGAGGTTTCTAA
- the LOC133897110 gene encoding uncharacterized protein LOC133897110, translating into MDAWLPISVTTDNITTAYLDLVRSCSPWMPPRPGSPTSCRTCGTSPPASTTAFCFHAVCKPWRDTVPTSHPSFLPWLLAPPDAPPAGCSGPSSPRQRGERTAYIPAATSGWRAQTAQEQSAEIRERLQTPNSNAAPRSAIIPVEKPPRQLGQDLRGQSAMEGGQLSSATIFRGA; encoded by the exons ATGGACGCTTGGCTGCCAATATCTGTGACGACTGATAACATAACGACAGCTTATCTCGATCTCGTCCGATCTTGCTCGCCATGGATGCCGCCGCGTCCCGGTAGCCCGACCTCGTGTCGGACCTGCGGGACATCTCCACCTGCCTCCACGACGGCGTTCTGCTTCCATGCCGTCTGCAAGCCCTGGCGCGACACAGTGCCGACGTCGCATCCGTCGTTCCTGCCGTGGCTCCTCGCGCCGCCAGACGCACCACCGGCCGGCTGTTCCGGTCCATCTTCTCCAAGGCAGCGTGGCGAGCGTACAGCGTATATTCCAGCTGCCACAAGTGGCTGGCGTGCGCAGACGGCGCAGGAACAATCGGCG GAAATCAGAGAAAGGCTTCAGACTCCAAACAGCAATGCAGCTCCGAGAAGCGCCATTATCCCCGTTGAGAAACCTCCCCGACAACTTGGGCAGGATCTACGTGGGCAATCTGCCATGGAAGGTGGACAGCTATCGTCCGCGACAATTTTTCGGGGAGCATGA